Proteins found in one Streptomyces sp. CB09001 genomic segment:
- a CDS encoding ferrochelatase, translating to MPDVLDASPYDALLLLSFGGPEGPDDVVPFLENVTRGRGIPKERLKEVGQHYFLFGGVSPINDQNRALLDALRKDFAEHGLDLPVYWGNRNWAPYLTDTLREMAGDGRRRILVLATSAYASYSGCRQYRENLADALAALEAEGLELPKIDKLRHYFNHPGFVEPMVDGVVRSLAELPEEVRDGAHIAFCTHSIPTSAADTSGPVEEHGDGGAYVRQHLDVARLVADAVRERTGVDHPWQLVYQSRSGAPHIPWLEPDICDHLGERQAAGVPAVVMAPIGFVSDHMEVLYDLDTEATAKAEELGLPVRRSATVGADPRFAAAVRDLVLERAGDERGLEVSPCALGTLGASHNLCPLGCCPARAPRPAAAGADSPYA from the coding sequence ATGCCAGACGTGCTCGATGCCAGCCCCTACGACGCCCTGCTCCTCCTCTCGTTCGGCGGCCCCGAGGGCCCGGACGACGTGGTCCCGTTCCTGGAGAACGTGACGCGGGGGCGCGGCATCCCCAAGGAACGCCTGAAGGAAGTCGGGCAGCACTACTTCCTCTTCGGCGGGGTCAGCCCCATCAACGACCAGAACCGCGCGCTGCTGGACGCCCTGCGCAAGGACTTCGCCGAGCACGGCCTGGACCTGCCGGTCTACTGGGGCAACCGCAACTGGGCGCCGTACCTGACGGACACCCTGCGCGAGATGGCCGGTGACGGCCGCCGCCGCATCCTGGTGCTCGCCACCAGCGCCTACGCCTCCTATTCGGGCTGCCGCCAGTACCGGGAGAACCTCGCGGACGCGCTCGCCGCCCTCGAGGCCGAGGGCCTGGAGCTGCCGAAGATCGACAAGCTCCGGCACTACTTCAACCACCCAGGCTTCGTCGAGCCCATGGTCGACGGGGTCGTCCGCTCGCTCGCCGAGCTGCCCGAAGAGGTCCGGGACGGCGCGCACATCGCGTTCTGCACCCACTCGATCCCCACCTCCGCCGCCGACACGTCCGGCCCGGTCGAGGAGCACGGCGACGGCGGGGCGTACGTGCGCCAGCACCTGGACGTGGCGCGGCTGGTCGCCGACGCCGTGCGCGAGCGCACCGGCGTCGACCACCCCTGGCAGCTCGTCTACCAGTCGCGCTCGGGCGCCCCGCACATCCCCTGGCTGGAGCCCGACATCTGCGACCACCTGGGGGAGCGGCAGGCGGCCGGTGTCCCCGCGGTGGTCATGGCCCCCATCGGGTTCGTCTCCGACCACATGGAGGTCCTGTACGACCTCGACACGGAGGCCACCGCCAAGGCCGAGGAGCTGGGGCTGCCGGTGCGCCGCTCGGCCACCGTGGGTGCCGACCCGCGGTTCGCCGCGGCCGTCCGCGACCTGGTTCTGGAGCGGGCGGGCGACGAGCGCGGGCTGGAGGTCTCGCCCTGCGCCCTGGGCACGCTCGGCGCGAGCCACAACCTGTGCCCGCTCGGCTGCTGCCCCGCCCGTGCCCCCCGGCCCGCCGCCGCGGGCGCCGACAGCCCCTACGCGTGA
- a CDS encoding inositol monophosphatase family protein has protein sequence MTDVTPAPLHAELLKIAQEAAHRAGELLRDGRPADLAVAATKSSPIDVVTEMDIAAEKLITGLIADRRPDDGFLGEEGAAEEGTSGVRWVIDPLDGTVNYLYGLPTWAVSIAAEQDGERVAGVVVAPMRGESYHAVLGGGAWATGAWEGERRLACRSAAPLDQALVSTGFNYVADVRAEQAEIARRLIPLVRDIRRGGSAAIDLCDVAAGRLDGYYERGLHPWDLAAGDLIAREAGAVTGGRPGERPTGALTIAATPAVFEPLQRLLTDFGA, from the coding sequence GTGACCGACGTGACGCCCGCCCCGCTCCACGCCGAGCTGCTGAAGATCGCCCAGGAGGCCGCCCACCGCGCGGGCGAGCTGCTGCGGGACGGCCGCCCGGCCGACCTCGCGGTGGCCGCCACCAAGTCCAGCCCGATCGACGTGGTCACCGAGATGGACATCGCGGCGGAGAAGCTGATCACCGGGCTGATCGCCGACCGCCGCCCCGACGACGGTTTCCTCGGCGAGGAGGGCGCCGCCGAGGAGGGCACCAGTGGCGTCCGCTGGGTCATCGACCCGCTCGACGGCACGGTGAACTACCTCTACGGGCTGCCCACCTGGGCGGTCTCCATCGCCGCCGAGCAGGACGGCGAGCGGGTGGCCGGCGTGGTCGTGGCCCCGATGCGGGGCGAGTCCTACCACGCGGTGCTGGGCGGCGGCGCCTGGGCGACGGGTGCCTGGGAGGGTGAACGCAGGCTCGCCTGCCGGTCCGCGGCACCGCTGGACCAGGCGCTGGTCTCCACCGGCTTCAACTACGTCGCCGACGTCCGCGCGGAGCAGGCGGAGATCGCGCGGCGGCTCATTCCGCTGGTGCGGGACATCCGGCGCGGCGGCTCGGCCGCGATCGACCTGTGCGACGTGGCCGCGGGGCGCCTCGACGGCTACTACGAGCGCGGGCTGCACCCCTGGGACCTCGCGGCGGGCGACCTGATCGCCCGTGAGGCGGGCGCGGTGACCGGTGGCCGCCCCGGTGAGCGCCCCACCGGCGCCCTGACCATCGCCGCCACTCCGGCCGTCTTCGAACCGCTCCAGCGGCTCCTGACGGACTTCGGAGCGTAA
- a CDS encoding MFS transporter, protein MASPYRALFAAPGTKGFSAAGFLGRMPLSMMGIGVVTMISQLTGRYGLAGALSATIALAAAVAGPQVSRLVDRYGQRRVLRPATLVSLTAAAVLLPAAHYGWPDWVLFAACVGIGCVPSLGAMVRARWAALYRGTPQLHTAYSFESVVDEVCFIFGPIISIGLSTAWFPEAGPLLAACFLATGVFWLTSQRATEPEPHPREHKGGGTALRSRGLQVLVGTFAATGTIFGAVDVVTVAFAEEQGHKAAASLVLALYAAGSCTAAMIFGLLRLAGPPERRWLLGVCAMAVSMIPLLLVGSLPFLAAALFVAGLSIAPTMITTMSLIEEHVPRTQLTEGMTWVSTGLAVGVALGSSAGGWVIDASGARAGYGVPAVAGAVAVAVGFLGYRRLKRPEPRRGGTVERHTHGEWQDERPERHMA, encoded by the coding sequence TTGGCAAGTCCCTACCGCGCCCTGTTCGCCGCGCCCGGCACCAAGGGCTTCTCCGCCGCGGGCTTCCTCGGCCGGATGCCGCTGTCGATGATGGGCATCGGCGTGGTGACGATGATCTCGCAGCTCACCGGGCGGTACGGACTGGCCGGGGCCCTGTCGGCCACCATCGCGCTGGCCGCCGCGGTGGCCGGACCGCAGGTCTCCCGTCTGGTGGACCGGTACGGCCAGCGCCGGGTGCTGCGCCCGGCGACCCTGGTGTCACTGACCGCGGCGGCGGTGCTGCTGCCCGCCGCGCACTACGGATGGCCGGACTGGGTGCTGTTCGCGGCCTGCGTCGGCATCGGCTGCGTGCCGAGCCTCGGCGCGATGGTCCGGGCCCGCTGGGCTGCCCTGTACCGGGGCACACCGCAACTGCACACCGCGTACTCCTTCGAGTCCGTGGTGGACGAGGTCTGCTTCATCTTCGGCCCGATCATCTCCATCGGCCTGTCCACGGCATGGTTCCCGGAGGCCGGGCCGCTGCTCGCCGCCTGCTTCCTGGCGACGGGCGTCTTCTGGCTGACCTCGCAGCGCGCCACCGAGCCGGAACCGCACCCGCGCGAGCACAAGGGCGGCGGCACGGCGCTGCGCTCCCGGGGGCTCCAGGTTCTGGTCGGCACCTTCGCGGCCACGGGGACCATCTTCGGGGCCGTCGACGTGGTCACGGTGGCGTTCGCCGAGGAGCAGGGGCACAAGGCCGCCGCCAGCCTCGTCCTCGCCCTCTACGCGGCGGGGTCGTGCACGGCCGCCATGATTTTCGGGCTGCTGCGCCTCGCCGGACCGCCGGAGCGCCGCTGGCTCCTGGGCGTGTGTGCGATGGCCGTGAGTATGATCCCCCTCCTACTGGTCGGAAGCTTGCCGTTTCTGGCCGCGGCGCTGTTCGTTGCGGGTCTGTCCATCGCTCCCACGATGATCACGACCATGTCCCTCATCGAAGAGCACGTACCACGCACGCAGCTCACCGAGGGCATGACCTGGGTGAGTACCGGACTCGCGGTGGGGGTCGCGCTCGGCTCCTCCGCGGGCGGCTGGGTGATCGACGCCTCCGGGGCGCGTGCCGGGTACGGGGTTCCGGCGGTGGCCGGGGCCGTCGCGGTCGCGGTCGGTTTCCTCGGGTACCGCCGGCTCAAGCGGCCGGAACCGCGTCGGGGAGGGACCGTTGAGCGGCACACGCACGGCGAGTGGCAGGACGAGCGGCCGGAACGGCACATGGCGTAA
- a CDS encoding D-arabinono-1,4-lactone oxidase, whose protein sequence is MSGTRTASGRTSGRNGTWRNWGGNVSARPTREVTPASVDELADAVRRAAEDGLRVKAVGTGHSFTSIAATDGVLIRPQLLTGIRSIDRDAMTVTVEAGTPLKRLNMALAREGLSLTNMGDIMEQTVSGATSTGTHGTGRDSASIAAQIRGLELVTADGSVLTCSEDENPEVFAAARIGLGALGVVTAITFAVEPVFLLTAREEPMPLDRVLADFDAMWSENEHFEFYWFPHTNSTNTKRNNRSAGPERPVGRFQGWLDDEFLSNGVFQAANWVGRAAPATIPAIARISSRALSARTYTDTPYKVFTSPRRVRFVEMEYAVAREAVVEVLRELRTMVDRSRLRISFPVEVRTAPADDITLSTASGRDSAYIAVHMFRGTPYQAYFTAAERIFTAYEGRPHWGKVHTRDAGYFSRVYPRFGEFTALRDRLDPDRLFRNDYLRRVLGP, encoded by the coding sequence TTGAGCGGCACACGCACGGCGAGTGGCAGGACGAGCGGCCGGAACGGCACATGGCGTAACTGGGGCGGCAACGTCTCGGCGCGCCCCACGCGGGAGGTCACTCCCGCCTCCGTCGACGAACTGGCCGACGCCGTCCGCCGGGCGGCCGAGGACGGGCTGCGGGTCAAGGCGGTCGGCACCGGGCACTCGTTCACGTCGATAGCCGCGACGGACGGTGTGTTGATCCGGCCTCAACTGTTGACGGGCATCCGCAGCATTGATCGCGACGCCATGACGGTCACGGTCGAGGCAGGCACCCCGCTCAAGAGGCTCAACATGGCGCTCGCGCGTGAGGGTCTGTCGCTGACCAACATGGGCGACATCATGGAGCAGACCGTCTCCGGGGCCACCAGCACCGGCACCCACGGCACCGGCCGCGACTCGGCCTCGATCGCCGCCCAGATCCGGGGCCTGGAACTGGTCACGGCGGACGGCTCGGTGCTGACCTGCTCCGAGGACGAGAACCCCGAGGTGTTCGCCGCCGCCCGGATCGGTCTCGGCGCACTGGGGGTCGTCACCGCGATCACCTTCGCCGTGGAGCCGGTCTTCCTGCTCACGGCCCGCGAGGAACCGATGCCGTTGGACCGGGTCCTGGCCGACTTCGACGCGATGTGGTCGGAGAACGAGCACTTCGAGTTCTACTGGTTCCCGCACACCAACAGCACCAACACCAAACGCAACAACCGCAGCGCCGGTCCGGAGCGGCCGGTGGGGCGGTTCCAGGGCTGGCTGGACGACGAGTTCCTTTCCAACGGCGTCTTCCAGGCGGCCAACTGGGTCGGCCGCGCGGCACCCGCCACCATCCCCGCGATCGCCCGCATCTCCAGCCGGGCACTCTCCGCGCGGACGTACACGGACACCCCCTACAAGGTCTTCACATCCCCGCGCCGGGTGCGGTTCGTGGAGATGGAGTACGCCGTTGCGCGCGAGGCCGTCGTCGAGGTGCTGCGCGAACTGAGGACGATGGTCGACCGGTCACGGCTGCGGATCAGCTTCCCGGTCGAGGTGCGCACGGCCCCGGCCGACGACATCACGCTGTCCACCGCGTCGGGCCGCGACAGCGCGTACATCGCCGTGCACATGTTCCGGGGCACGCCCTACCAGGCGTACTTCACCGCCGCCGAGCGCATCTTCACGGCGTACGAGGGCCGGCCGCACTGGGGCAAGGTGCACACCCGGGACGCCGGGTACTTCTCCCGGGTGTATCCGCGCTTCGGCGAGTTCACGGCGCTGCGGGACCGTCTTGACCCTGACCGCCTGTTCCGGAACGACTACTTGCGCCGGGTCCTGGGGCCGTAG
- a CDS encoding response regulator transcription factor has protein sequence MRVLVVEDEQLLADAVATGLRREAMAVDVVYDGAAALERIGVNDYDVVVLDRDLPLVHGDDVCRKIVELGMPTRVLMLTASGDVSDRVEGLEIGADDYLPKPFAFSELIARVRALGRRTSVPLPPVLERAGIKLDPNRREVFRDGKEVQLAPKEFAVLEVLMRSEGAVVSAEQLLEKAWDENTDPFTNVVRVTVMTLRRKLGEPPVIVTVPGSGYRI, from the coding sequence GTGCGCGTACTCGTCGTCGAGGACGAGCAGCTGCTCGCCGATGCGGTGGCCACCGGACTGCGCCGGGAGGCCATGGCCGTCGACGTCGTGTACGACGGTGCGGCCGCCCTGGAGCGCATCGGCGTCAACGACTACGACGTGGTCGTCCTCGACCGTGACCTCCCCCTCGTGCACGGCGACGACGTCTGCCGCAAGATCGTCGAGCTGGGGATGCCCACGCGCGTGCTCATGCTCACGGCCTCCGGCGACGTCAGCGACCGGGTAGAGGGCCTGGAGATCGGCGCCGACGACTACCTGCCGAAGCCCTTCGCGTTCAGCGAGCTGATCGCCCGCGTGCGCGCCCTGGGCCGGCGGACCAGCGTGCCGCTGCCGCCCGTCCTGGAGCGGGCCGGGATCAAGCTCGACCCCAACCGCCGGGAGGTCTTCCGCGACGGCAAGGAGGTGCAGCTCGCGCCCAAGGAGTTCGCCGTCCTGGAGGTCCTCATGCGCAGCGAGGGCGCCGTGGTCTCCGCCGAGCAGCTCCTGGAGAAGGCCTGGGACGAGAACACCGACCCGTTCACCAACGTCGTGCGCGTGACCGTCATGACCCTGCGCCGCAAGCTGGGCGAGCCGCCCGTCATCGTCACCGTCCCCGGCTCCGGCTACCGGATCTGA